From Armatimonadota bacterium, one genomic window encodes:
- a CDS encoding excisionase family DNA-binding protein: protein MGAPEVLTVNPAEASARLGLGRGTVYRLLRCGRLPSVRVGRRPNYRIPVAALEEALKNSDRLTLTEDCEQP, encoded by the coding sequence ATGGGAGCACCTGAAGTGTTGACCGTGAATCCTGCAGAGGCGTCGGCGCGCCTTGGACTTGGGCGCGGAACGGTATACCGACTGCTGCGCTGCGGACGCCTGCCGTCCGTTCGCGTGGGCCGGCGGCCCAATTACCGGATTCCCGTCGCGGCGCTCGAAGAGGCGCTGAAGAACTCCGACCGCTTAACCCTGACCGAGGATTGCGAGCAGCCATGA